In Streptomyces dangxiongensis, one DNA window encodes the following:
- a CDS encoding bile acid:sodium symporter family protein has translation MKRLRWPTWMPIDPYIVLLLGTVGLAALLPARGTGADVASGASTAAIAFLFFLYGARLSTREALAGLTHWRFHLTVLACTFIVFPVFGLAARGLVPAVLTQPLYQGLLFLTLVPSTIQSSIAFTSMARGNVPAAICAGSFSSLAGIVLTPLLVAGLLGGEAGFSADSLVKIVGQLLVPFLAGQLLRRWVGDFIARHRRVLGLVDRGSILLVVYTAFSEGVNQGVWHQVSAVRLAGLLAVEAVLLAVMLALTWYGGRALGFGREDRIALQFAGSKKSLASGLPMASVLFGAHASLAVLPLMLFHQMQLMVCAVVAKRRARDPEVGADPAGQSAVHGVQGQPHDGVLR, from the coding sequence GTGAAACGCCTGCGCTGGCCGACCTGGATGCCGATCGACCCGTACATCGTGCTGCTGCTCGGGACGGTGGGCCTCGCCGCGCTGCTCCCGGCCCGCGGCACCGGCGCGGACGTCGCCTCGGGCGCCTCCACGGCCGCGATCGCCTTCCTGTTCTTCCTCTACGGCGCCCGGCTGTCCACCCGGGAGGCGCTGGCCGGACTCACCCACTGGCGGTTCCACCTCACCGTCCTGGCCTGCACCTTCATCGTCTTCCCGGTGTTCGGGCTCGCCGCGCGCGGGCTCGTGCCGGCCGTGCTGACCCAGCCGCTCTACCAGGGCCTGCTGTTCCTGACGCTGGTGCCGTCCACGATCCAGTCGTCGATCGCGTTCACCTCCATGGCCCGCGGCAACGTGCCCGCGGCGATCTGCGCCGGCTCCTTCTCCTCCCTCGCCGGCATCGTCCTGACCCCGCTGCTCGTGGCCGGACTGCTCGGCGGCGAGGCCGGTTTCTCCGCCGACTCCCTGGTGAAGATCGTGGGCCAGTTGCTGGTGCCGTTCCTCGCCGGGCAACTGCTGCGGCGCTGGGTGGGGGACTTCATCGCCCGGCACAGGAGGGTCCTCGGACTCGTCGACCGCGGCTCCATCCTGCTGGTCGTGTACACCGCGTTCAGCGAGGGCGTGAACCAGGGCGTCTGGCACCAGGTCAGCGCCGTACGGCTGGCCGGCCTGCTCGCCGTGGAGGCCGTCCTGCTGGCCGTGATGCTGGCCCTGACCTGGTACGGCGGCCGGGCGCTCGGTTTCGGCCGCGAGGACCGGATCGCCCTCCAGTTCGCCGGGTCGAAGAAGTCCCTCGCCTCCGGGCTGCCCATGGCGAGCGTCCTGTTCGGCGCCCACGCCTCGCTGGCCGTCCTGCCGCTGATGCTGTTCCACCAGATGCAGCTAATGGTGTGCGCCGTCGTCGCCAAGCGCCGGGCCCGCGATCCGGAGGTGGGCGCGGACCCGGCCGGTCAGTCAGCCGTCCACGGCGTCCAGGGGCAGCCACACGACGGTGTCCTGCGCTGA
- a CDS encoding LLM class flavin-dependent oxidoreductase, producing the protein METSLIVPVMPTDPSDAVPFAELVRSEDMPRLWQGQSVTIETHQMFAYLAGMGFRILFGTAVTLMPLRHPMEAAAHARSLARLTGRRVTLGLGPGSPDFVASLCGKPYDSPKAACADYLRQVRDFLTEQRHEAPEAGWPASDLPDLGHAGVDIGLGVLRPALARLAGETADVAITWMTPPGYLARDVVPALRRGAQAAGRHVPRLVTVVHVAVDRHGRDPRQLAYAAAHTHLGAPHYTDMLRRAGLRVHPSQPYLNACALVDSGTFAYGTPREVAGALAEYARVGVDEVVLNCAGVGLAHGWNAALEDLAELSAEMRAVRSGVIA; encoded by the coding sequence ATGGAAACATCGCTCATCGTTCCGGTCATGCCCACGGACCCCTCCGACGCGGTTCCCTTCGCGGAACTCGTTAGGAGCGAGGACATGCCGCGGTTGTGGCAGGGCCAGTCCGTCACCATCGAAACCCATCAGATGTTCGCCTACCTCGCGGGCATGGGATTCCGAATCCTGTTCGGCACGGCCGTCACCTTGATGCCTTTGCGTCACCCCATGGAAGCAGCGGCGCACGCCCGGTCCCTGGCCCGTCTGACCGGCAGGCGGGTGACGCTGGGATTGGGCCCGGGATCCCCCGACTTCGTGGCGAGTCTGTGCGGAAAGCCGTACGACAGCCCGAAAGCCGCGTGTGCCGACTATCTCCGACAGGTGCGCGACTTTCTCACCGAGCAGCGGCACGAAGCGCCCGAGGCCGGTTGGCCGGCATCGGACCTGCCGGATCTCGGTCATGCCGGTGTGGATATCGGCCTCGGAGTCCTCCGCCCTGCACTCGCCCGTCTCGCGGGCGAGACGGCCGATGTGGCGATCACCTGGATGACGCCGCCAGGGTACCTGGCGCGTGATGTGGTGCCGGCTCTCCGGCGCGGCGCCCAGGCGGCGGGCCGCCACGTCCCGCGCCTGGTCACCGTCGTACATGTCGCCGTCGACCGCCACGGGCGCGATCCCCGCCAACTCGCCTACGCAGCCGCCCACACACACCTGGGCGCCCCGCACTACACGGACATGCTCAGGCGCGCGGGGCTGCGGGTGCACCCGTCACAGCCCTATCTCAACGCATGTGCCTTGGTCGACTCGGGAACCTTCGCGTACGGCACCCCGCGGGAAGTGGCCGGCGCACTGGCCGAATACGCCCGAGTGGGCGTGGACGAAGTGGTCCTCAACTGCGCAGGTGTAGGTCTCGCGCATGGCTGGAATGCGGCCCTGGAGGACCTGGCGGAACTCTCGGCCGAAATGCGTGCGGTCCGTTCGGGCGTGATCGCATAG
- a CDS encoding LysR substrate-binding domain-containing protein codes for MYEPTQLRTFLAVAQTLSFTQAARRLGLRQSTVSQHVRRLEDAAGRLLFSRDTHAVELTGDGEAMLGFARRILAVHEQATAFFTGTRVRGRLRFGASEDFVLTRLPEILEAFRYDHPEVDLELTVELSGTLHERLAAGKLDLVLAKRRPEDSRGTLVWRDDLVWIGAERLRLDPDRPVPLIVYPPPGLTRARALEVLERQGRQWRIVCTSGSLNGLIAAARAGLGVMAHSRRLIPPGLFRLPERSGLPELGKVDFVLAHGRHRGATEGAADALAAAVLAGGERLRRRGG; via the coding sequence GTGTACGAACCGACGCAGTTGCGCACCTTCCTGGCGGTCGCCCAGACGTTGAGCTTCACGCAGGCGGCCCGGCGGCTCGGGCTGCGCCAGTCCACGGTCAGCCAGCATGTGCGCCGGCTGGAGGACGCGGCCGGCCGGCTGCTGTTCTCGCGGGACACCCACGCGGTGGAGCTGACCGGGGACGGCGAGGCGATGCTGGGGTTCGCCCGCCGGATCCTGGCGGTGCACGAGCAGGCGACGGCGTTCTTCACCGGGACGCGCGTGCGTGGCCGGCTGCGTTTCGGTGCCTCGGAGGACTTCGTGCTGACCCGGCTTCCGGAGATCCTGGAGGCCTTCCGGTACGACCACCCGGAGGTCGACCTGGAGCTGACGGTGGAGCTGTCCGGCACCCTGCACGAGCGGCTGGCCGCCGGGAAGCTGGACCTGGTGCTGGCCAAGCGGCGGCCGGAGGATTCCCGCGGCACGCTGGTCTGGCGCGACGACCTGGTGTGGATCGGCGCCGAGCGGCTGCGCCTGGACCCCGACCGGCCGGTGCCGCTGATCGTGTACCCGCCGCCCGGCCTCACCCGGGCCCGAGCGCTGGAGGTGCTGGAGCGGCAGGGCCGGCAGTGGCGGATCGTGTGCACCAGCGGCAGCCTCAACGGGCTCATCGCCGCGGCCCGGGCCGGGCTCGGCGTGATGGCCCACTCCCGCCGGCTGATCCCGCCCGGCCTGTTCCGGCTGCCCGAGCGCTCCGGCCTGCCCGAACTGGGAAAGGTCGACTTCGTCCTCGCCCACGGCCGCCACCGGGGCGCCACCGAGGGCGCCGCCGACGCCCTGGCGGCAGCGGTCCTGGCAGGCGGAGAACGACTCCGGCGGCGGGGCGGGTGA
- a CDS encoding erythromycin esterase family protein: MTKEVQRWLKENALPLKGLHPEASDPGYGDLEPLRKVLRDVRVLGMGEATHGTAEFFRLKHLLLRFLVEEMGFTALAMEASASAAQAVDDYVLHGTGDAVDAVAGLGFWTWRTREMLDVVEWMRDHNRTVPQDRAVRFVGIDPQRCGPSLAALGAVLRTLAPERADITGGVLGALAEARTGSLVAQRPQLLAEARDLERFLQEERPRLASHIGDTAVDQALRHARLIVAAADVASRPPRGDGEETGALAARDRHMAQAVVSLEEGTAGKVAVWAHNGHVCTDRYARDIPAMGHHLRDHYGERYYALGLLFGEGAFRARPGNSATRPPRKHTISAAGPRSVEAQLASVTSEDHLIDLRAGRTEPAVAEWLESQQFMRSFGAGVPRVTYRFSMTQTVLMREYDGLAYVARSTPSVLLS, from the coding sequence ATGACCAAGGAAGTGCAACGCTGGCTGAAAGAGAACGCCTTGCCATTGAAAGGCCTGCACCCCGAGGCCTCGGACCCGGGCTACGGTGACCTAGAGCCACTGCGCAAGGTTCTGCGCGACGTACGTGTTCTGGGGATGGGGGAAGCGACGCACGGGACAGCCGAGTTCTTCCGCCTCAAACACCTGTTACTGCGCTTCCTCGTCGAGGAGATGGGGTTCACCGCTCTGGCCATGGAGGCCAGCGCCTCCGCTGCCCAGGCGGTCGACGACTACGTGCTGCACGGAACCGGTGATGCCGTCGACGCAGTGGCCGGCCTCGGCTTCTGGACGTGGCGGACCCGGGAAATGCTCGACGTCGTCGAGTGGATGCGCGACCACAACCGAACGGTTCCCCAGGACCGGGCCGTGCGTTTCGTTGGCATCGACCCCCAGCGATGCGGCCCCTCCCTGGCGGCGCTGGGCGCCGTGCTGCGCACGCTGGCTCCAGAACGGGCGGACATCACCGGCGGCGTGCTCGGCGCACTGGCGGAGGCCAGGACGGGATCACTGGTGGCCCAGCGCCCACAGCTCCTTGCCGAGGCACGTGACCTGGAGCGATTCCTCCAGGAAGAGCGTCCGCGGCTTGCCTCGCACATCGGGGACACGGCCGTCGATCAGGCACTCAGGCATGCGCGCCTGATCGTGGCCGCGGCCGACGTGGCCTCCCGGCCGCCGCGCGGAGACGGCGAGGAGACGGGCGCGCTGGCCGCCCGGGACCGCCACATGGCCCAGGCAGTGGTCTCCCTGGAGGAGGGGACTGCCGGCAAGGTGGCCGTCTGGGCTCACAACGGCCATGTCTGCACCGACCGTTACGCGCGAGACATCCCCGCCATGGGCCATCACCTCAGGGATCACTACGGTGAGAGGTACTACGCCCTGGGCCTGCTGTTCGGCGAGGGCGCCTTCCGCGCCCGTCCCGGAAACTCCGCGACACGACCGCCCAGGAAGCACACCATCAGCGCGGCGGGTCCGCGCTCCGTCGAGGCCCAGCTGGCCTCGGTCACCTCCGAGGACCACCTGATCGATCTCCGCGCCGGCCGGACCGAGCCCGCCGTTGCCGAGTGGCTGGAGAGCCAGCAGTTCATGAGGTCCTTCGGCGCTGGCGTGCCACGCGTGACGTACCGCTTCTCGATGACTCAGACGGTGCTCATGCGTGAGTACGACGGATTGGCGTACGTGGCCCGCTCGACGCCCTCGGTGCTACTGAGCTGA
- a CDS encoding glycoside hydrolase family 75 protein, producing the protein MRLRTLSLAAASGTALLAAGLLPAHASATPTPRSAQEGTVSAADLLSKVTSCSQVSNGKYRTDEETSATVPVCGKNGAVFWKADLDIDCDGQRTANCNEDRDPWYQDDTAFHQSDGKPLKAETLPYVVVPSTSSIWNYSNAGIKGGGVVAVIYNNKVEYAVVGDTGPTKIIGEASYATAKALGIDPDPATGGAESGVTYILFKNSKVSPIESHSAAVTLGNQLAQQFLANN; encoded by the coding sequence ATGCGCCTACGCACCCTGTCCCTCGCCGCGGCCTCCGGCACCGCCCTGCTCGCCGCCGGACTCCTGCCCGCGCACGCCTCCGCCACCCCCACGCCCAGGTCGGCTCAGGAGGGCACGGTCAGCGCCGCCGACCTGCTCTCGAAGGTGACGTCCTGTTCGCAGGTCTCCAACGGCAAGTATCGCACCGACGAGGAGACGTCGGCCACGGTCCCCGTGTGCGGCAAGAACGGCGCGGTGTTCTGGAAGGCCGACCTGGACATCGACTGCGACGGCCAGCGCACCGCCAACTGCAACGAGGACCGCGACCCCTGGTACCAGGACGACACCGCCTTCCACCAGTCCGACGGCAAGCCGCTGAAGGCGGAGACGCTGCCGTACGTCGTCGTGCCCAGCACCAGCAGCATCTGGAACTACTCCAACGCCGGCATCAAGGGTGGCGGCGTGGTCGCCGTCATCTACAACAACAAGGTCGAGTACGCCGTAGTCGGCGACACCGGCCCCACGAAGATCATCGGTGAGGCGTCGTACGCCACCGCCAAGGCGCTCGGCATCGACCCCGACCCGGCCACCGGCGGCGCCGAATCGGGCGTGACCTACATCCTGTTCAAGAACTCCAAGGTCTCCCCCATCGAAAGCCACAGCGCCGCGGTCACCCTGGGAAACCAGCTCGCCCAGCAGTTCCTCGCGAACAACTGA
- a CDS encoding aldo/keto reductase codes for MSSKVPPIILNNGVEMPQLGFGVWQVPDDEAERAVATALEAGYRSIDTAAIYGNEEGTGKAIAASGLPREDVFVTTKLWNSDQGYDSTLRAFDASLEKLGLDYVDLYLIHWPLPSRDKYTDTYKAFEKLHADGRVRAIGVSNFLPEHLRRLISETSVVPAVNQIELHPHLQQEAARGFHAEHGIATEAWSPLGQGKGLLEVPAVVAIARKHERTPAQVVLRWHVQLGNVVIPKSVTPSRIKENIEVFDFELDDEDLAAISALDEDRRLGPDPAAFDVA; via the coding sequence GTGAGCAGCAAGGTCCCCCCGATCATCCTCAACAACGGCGTCGAGATGCCCCAGCTCGGCTTCGGCGTCTGGCAGGTGCCGGACGACGAGGCCGAGCGGGCCGTCGCCACGGCGCTCGAAGCCGGGTACCGCAGTATCGACACCGCGGCGATCTACGGCAACGAAGAGGGCACCGGCAAGGCCATCGCCGCCTCCGGCCTTCCCCGTGAGGACGTCTTCGTCACCACCAAGCTCTGGAACAGCGACCAGGGGTACGACTCCACGCTGCGCGCCTTCGACGCGTCGCTGGAGAAGCTGGGTCTCGACTACGTCGACCTGTACCTGATCCACTGGCCGCTGCCCTCCCGGGACAAGTACACCGACACGTACAAGGCGTTCGAGAAGCTGCACGCGGACGGCCGTGTCCGCGCCATCGGCGTCTCCAACTTCCTGCCCGAGCACCTGCGCCGGCTGATCTCCGAGACCTCCGTCGTCCCGGCGGTCAACCAGATCGAGCTGCACCCGCACCTCCAGCAGGAGGCCGCCCGCGGGTTCCACGCGGAGCACGGCATCGCCACCGAGGCGTGGTCGCCGCTCGGCCAGGGCAAGGGCCTGCTGGAGGTGCCGGCGGTGGTCGCCATCGCGCGCAAGCACGAGCGCACCCCGGCCCAGGTCGTGCTGCGCTGGCACGTGCAGCTCGGCAACGTCGTCATCCCGAAGTCGGTGACGCCGTCCCGGATCAAGGAGAACATCGAGGTGTTCGACTTCGAGCTGGACGACGAGGACCTCGCGGCGATCAGCGCCCTCGACGAGGACCGGCGTCTGGGCCCCGACCCGGCCGCCTTCGACGTGGCCTGA
- the fdhD gene encoding formate dehydrogenase accessory sulfurtransferase FdhD yields the protein MGRVTERRRVLRIRDGEVSARPDTLVAEEPLEIRLNGKPLAITMRTPGDDFALAAGFLVSEGVLATAADLQNIVYCAGATGDGGANTYNVVDVRTAPDVTLPDFRLERNVYTSSSCGLCGKAGLDAVRTTTRWPIADTPPLRVTPELLAGLPDRLRTAQRVFDRTGGLHAAALFGEDGELLDTREDVGRHNAVDKLVGRALQHGGLPLSRTILMVSGRASFELAQKAVMAGIPVLAAVSAPSSLAVDLAAETGLTLVGFLRGSSMNVYAGEDRIVLGETETAPQG from the coding sequence ATGGGACGAGTCACGGAACGACGCAGGGTCCTCCGCATCCGGGACGGGGAGGTGTCCGCCCGGCCGGACACGCTCGTCGCCGAGGAGCCCCTGGAGATCCGGCTGAACGGCAAGCCCCTCGCCATCACCATGCGCACCCCGGGTGACGACTTCGCGCTGGCGGCGGGGTTCCTGGTGAGCGAGGGCGTCCTGGCCACGGCGGCCGACCTCCAGAACATCGTCTACTGCGCGGGGGCCACCGGAGACGGTGGCGCGAACACCTACAACGTGGTCGACGTGAGGACCGCGCCGGACGTCACCCTCCCGGACTTCCGTCTGGAGCGGAACGTCTACACCTCGTCCTCGTGCGGACTGTGCGGCAAGGCCGGCCTGGACGCGGTCCGTACGACCACGCGCTGGCCGATCGCCGACACTCCCCCGCTGCGCGTCACGCCCGAGCTGCTGGCCGGCCTTCCCGACCGGCTGCGCACGGCCCAGCGCGTGTTCGACCGGACCGGCGGCCTGCACGCGGCGGCCCTGTTCGGCGAGGACGGGGAGCTGCTGGACACCCGGGAGGACGTGGGCCGGCACAACGCGGTCGACAAGCTGGTCGGCCGGGCGCTCCAGCACGGTGGTCTGCCGCTGTCCCGGACGATCCTCATGGTGTCGGGCCGGGCCTCGTTCGAGCTGGCGCAGAAGGCGGTGATGGCGGGCATTCCGGTGCTGGCGGCCGTGTCGGCGCCGTCCTCGCTGGCGGTGGACCTGGCGGCGGAGACCGGCCTGACGCTGGTCGGCTTCCTGCGGGGCAGCTCGATGAACGTGTACGCGGGCGAGGACCGCATCGTGCTAGGGGAGACCGAGACCGCCCCCCAAGGCTGA
- a CDS encoding beta-ketoacyl-ACP synthase III, with protein MNGSRIAAIGHYQPAKVLTNDDLAGMVDTGDEWIRSRVGIRTRHIAGPDEPVDELAAHAAAKALAAAGLAPHDIDLVLVATSTAIDRSPNTAARVAARLGIPRPAAMDVNVVCAGFTHALATADHTVRAGAATRALVVGADKMSDVTDWTDRSTCVLVGDGAGAAVVEACRPGEEPGIGPVLWGSVPEMGHAVRIEGTPPRFAQEGQSVYRWATTRLPAIARQACEKAGMAPEDLAGVVLHQANLRIIEPLARKIGAVNAVVARDVTESGNTSAASIPLAFSKLAEQGALRTGDPVLLFGFGGNLSYAGQVVRCP; from the coding sequence ATGAACGGCTCGCGCATCGCCGCCATCGGTCACTACCAGCCCGCCAAGGTGCTCACCAACGACGATCTGGCAGGCATGGTCGACACCGGTGACGAGTGGATCCGCAGCCGGGTCGGCATCCGCACCCGGCACATCGCCGGCCCCGACGAACCCGTCGACGAACTCGCCGCGCACGCCGCCGCCAAGGCGCTCGCCGCGGCCGGCCTGGCGCCCCACGACATCGACCTGGTCCTCGTCGCCACCTCCACCGCGATCGACCGCTCCCCGAACACCGCCGCCCGCGTCGCGGCCCGGCTCGGCATCCCGCGGCCCGCCGCGATGGACGTGAACGTGGTGTGCGCCGGGTTCACCCACGCGCTGGCCACCGCCGACCACACCGTGCGGGCCGGCGCGGCCACCCGCGCCCTGGTCGTCGGCGCCGACAAGATGTCCGACGTCACCGACTGGACCGACCGCAGCACCTGCGTCCTCGTCGGCGACGGCGCGGGGGCCGCCGTGGTCGAGGCCTGCCGGCCGGGGGAGGAGCCGGGGATCGGGCCCGTGCTGTGGGGGTCGGTGCCGGAGATGGGCCACGCCGTACGGATCGAGGGCACGCCGCCGCGGTTCGCCCAGGAGGGGCAGAGCGTCTACCGGTGGGCCACCACCCGCCTGCCGGCCATCGCCCGCCAGGCCTGCGAGAAGGCCGGGATGGCACCCGAGGATCTGGCCGGGGTCGTCCTGCACCAGGCCAACCTGCGGATCATCGAGCCGCTGGCCCGGAAGATCGGCGCCGTCAACGCGGTGGTCGCCCGCGATGTCACCGAGTCCGGGAACACGTCGGCCGCCAGCATCCCGCTCGCCTTCTCCAAACTGGCCGAACAGGGAGCGCTCCGCACGGGCGACCCGGTGCTGCTGTTCGGCTTCGGCGGCAATCTGTCGTACGCCGGCCAGGTCGTACGCTGCCCGTAA
- a CDS encoding sialidase family protein, which yields MPSGLRTRLRSALATAVLTTGALLTPLLPAHPAQARPAGGAPQFEQQVLFRASQDPGYACFRIPAVVRAADGTLLAFAEGRVLNCGDAADIDIVLKRSTDGGRTWGQLQVVDEGAGDTHGNPAPVVDRSTGRVWLAETYNTGRTDSASCSVPCDRTPHLRYSDDNGGTWSPPRDLSPEILPADWNSWYATGPVHGIQLTHGRYAGRLVFGVNTETWDGSGVSANHAALIVSDDHGGHWRIGATDTWPVAADGTFRQKPSELTLAERGDGSILVSGREQDGTDLGHRTQAVSRDGGGGFTAPFRPLPGLYTPQVQGSLLRLGDRLLLACPADPDRRRTMMIRSSYDGGRTWDAVDRGTVVTTDWSGYSDLVRVDPGTVGLLYEGGAVDARDEIRFARFTEDWLTPRRGPDPVTADRARHARPAAVLGDAEETDGVSGDALEFDGTDDAVRLPYRPELPLGGRDFTASLWFRYAATTGEQPMLWMGGIGTGQPQVWLRGEPANHRLQGLITVRDGSGAPQTAYVRTDTAYNDGQWHHAVLRRGAGRLSLSVDGARSDVTGPPGSVSRNSPFGVHVGQRMDGRAFFTGALDEVRVWDRALTDTELSDPRVLRSAQDTVVWLPLDAVDG from the coding sequence GTGCCGTCAGGTCTTCGCACCCGTCTCAGATCCGCACTGGCCACCGCCGTCCTCACCACGGGCGCGCTGCTGACCCCACTCCTCCCGGCCCATCCGGCGCAGGCGCGACCGGCCGGCGGCGCTCCACAGTTCGAGCAGCAAGTGCTGTTCCGGGCCTCCCAGGACCCCGGGTACGCCTGCTTCCGTATCCCGGCGGTCGTGCGGGCGGCCGACGGCACACTGCTGGCGTTCGCCGAGGGCCGGGTCCTCAACTGCGGGGACGCGGCCGACATCGACATCGTGCTCAAGCGGTCCACCGACGGCGGGCGCACCTGGGGCCAGTTGCAGGTGGTCGACGAAGGCGCCGGCGACACCCACGGCAACCCCGCGCCGGTCGTGGACCGCTCGACCGGCCGTGTCTGGCTGGCGGAGACGTACAACACGGGCCGTACGGACAGCGCCAGTTGCTCGGTGCCGTGCGATCGCACCCCCCATCTGCGGTACAGCGACGACAACGGCGGTACCTGGTCGCCGCCGCGCGACCTGAGCCCGGAGATCCTGCCCGCCGACTGGAACTCCTGGTACGCCACCGGGCCCGTGCACGGCATCCAGCTCACCCACGGCCGGTACGCGGGGCGCCTGGTGTTCGGGGTCAACACCGAGACGTGGGACGGCAGCGGGGTGAGCGCCAACCACGCGGCACTGATCGTGAGCGACGACCACGGGGGGCACTGGCGGATCGGCGCCACCGACACCTGGCCCGTCGCCGCCGACGGCACCTTCCGGCAGAAGCCCTCCGAACTCACCCTGGCGGAGCGCGGGGACGGTTCGATCCTGGTCAGCGGCCGGGAACAGGACGGCACCGACCTCGGCCACCGTACGCAGGCCGTCAGCCGCGACGGCGGCGGCGGCTTCACCGCGCCCTTCCGCCCCCTGCCCGGCCTGTACACCCCGCAGGTGCAGGGCTCGCTGCTGCGCCTGGGCGACCGCCTGCTGCTCGCCTGCCCCGCCGATCCCGACCGGCGCCGCACGATGATGATCCGCTCCTCCTACGACGGCGGCCGGACCTGGGACGCCGTGGACCGCGGCACGGTGGTCACCACGGACTGGTCCGGCTACTCCGACCTGGTGCGCGTCGATCCCGGGACGGTCGGTCTGCTGTACGAGGGCGGCGCGGTGGACGCGCGGGACGAGATCCGTTTCGCCCGCTTCACCGAGGACTGGCTCACGCCGCGCCGCGGTCCCGATCCGGTCACCGCCGACCGCGCCCGGCACGCCCGCCCGGCCGCGGTGCTCGGCGACGCGGAGGAGACGGACGGGGTGTCCGGGGACGCACTGGAGTTCGACGGCACCGACGACGCCGTACGCCTGCCGTACCGCCCGGAACTGCCGCTGGGCGGGAGGGACTTCACGGCGTCGCTGTGGTTCCGGTACGCGGCGACGACCGGGGAGCAGCCGATGCTGTGGATGGGCGGCATCGGCACCGGCCAGCCGCAGGTGTGGCTGCGCGGGGAACCGGCGAACCACCGCCTCCAGGGGCTGATCACCGTGCGGGACGGGTCCGGTGCGCCGCAGACCGCGTACGTGCGCACGGACACCGCGTACAACGACGGCCAGTGGCACCACGCCGTACTCCGCCGGGGAGCCGGCCGGCTGTCGCTGTCCGTCGACGGCGCCCGGTCGGACGTCACCGGCCCACCGGGTTCCGTCAGCCGCAACTCGCCCTTCGGCGTCCACGTCGGTCAGCGCATGGACGGCCGCGCCTTCTTCACCGGCGCGCTGGACGAGGTGCGCGTCTGGGACCGGGCACTCACCGACACGGAACTGTCCGATCCGCGGGTGCTCCGGTCAGCGCAGGACACCGTCGTGTGGCTGCCCCTGGACGCCGTGGACGGCTGA